In Gammaproteobacteria bacterium, a genomic segment contains:
- a CDS encoding enoyl-CoA hydratase-related protein, with protein sequence MLTQDCYQTILIEKSASGVAIATRNRPEKLNAIDATMHTELTTLTLDADADPDVKVLLVTGAGRAFCAGGDFSGQRGSPVTGGGQTMREARQIVDNLLDCSKPVISAVNGYAMGLGANFALLADIVVAARGATFADTHVRMGIGAGDGGQVIWPLLMGVNRAKYFMMTGDRLPAEEAERLGLVNFVVDDEELMPKAIEIAERLASGPARAISASKVPINKYIKMVSNLVLPLSLGLEGATMGTEDAREAAQAFREKREPKFTGS encoded by the coding sequence ATGCTCACGCAGGACTGCTATCAGACGATTCTCATCGAAAAGAGTGCGAGTGGCGTCGCGATCGCGACCCGCAACCGCCCTGAGAAGCTGAACGCCATCGATGCCACGATGCATACCGAGCTCACCACGCTGACCCTCGACGCCGACGCCGACCCGGACGTGAAGGTTCTGCTCGTCACGGGGGCAGGGCGCGCATTTTGCGCCGGGGGTGATTTCAGCGGTCAGCGGGGATCTCCCGTTACCGGCGGCGGACAGACGATGCGCGAAGCGCGCCAGATCGTCGACAATCTTCTGGATTGCTCGAAGCCCGTCATCAGCGCGGTCAACGGCTATGCCATGGGACTCGGTGCGAACTTTGCGCTTCTTGCCGATATCGTAGTGGCGGCCCGTGGCGCGACGTTTGCCGATACCCACGTCCGCATGGGAATCGGTGCCGGTGACGGCGGGCAGGTAATCTGGCCGCTGCTCATGGGCGTGAATCGCGCGAAGTACTTCATGATGACGGGCGATCGCCTCCCCGCAGAAGAGGCGGAACGCCTGGGGCTCGTCAATTTCGTCGTCGACGACGAGGAGCTCATGCCGAAGGCCATAGAAATCGCGGAGCGACTCGCAAGCGGACCGGCCCGCGCGATCTCGGCATCCAAGGTGCCCATCAACAAGTACATCAAGATGGTCTCGAATCTGGTGCTGCCGCTATCGCTCGGCCTCGAGGGAGCAACTATGGGGACCGAAGACGCCCGCGAGGCGGCACAGGCCTTCAGAGAGAAGCGCGAGCCGAAGTTCACTGGAAGTTAA
- a CDS encoding amidohydrolase family protein, whose translation MAKAGLDNKAVLATGTTVPAQFWGFGDGLGTLAAGHTASLLILDADPERDPLTLSRPLAVYLDGILMGPSTAQ comes from the coding sequence TTGGCCAAGGCCGGCCTGGATAATAAAGCGGTTCTCGCTACGGGGACGACGGTACCGGCACAATTCTGGGGGTTTGGGGACGGTCTTGGCACACTAGCAGCCGGGCATACCGCAAGCTTGCTCATTCTTGATGCCGACCCCGAGCGTGATCCGTTGACGCTATCCCGGCCCCTGGCCGTCTATCTTGATGGCATACTCATGGGCCCAAGCACGGCGCAGTGA